The DNA window aatttGTGCCTATGTCAAATTGAAAGTTTTCTGGAAAAATAGTACAAAGATGTCTCAGTTCCTTAAATAATCTGTTCCctgaaaaaatattacataatctTGGCTCAAAGTATCAATAATATAATAACAGTAttgaataaagtataaaaatattcaaaactctAGGAGAGTCAAATCCATGCAAATATTTTAGATTCAGATATCTTCTAATACAAAATTGTAATTTCTGAGctgttttcctatttgttttggttttgtatgTGAACATAGAGTTTTGCACAAAGCAACCTGATATAACTTCCCTGACTTCtttctttaacaaatattcattgagtgtCTGCTCTACAGGAAGGCACTGTTCAGATGTTTTAGATACAGCaaagatcaaaacaaaaaaaatccatgcccTCATGACTACAGTCTAGTGGGagaagacagaataaataaaCTAGTAAAATATACAGCAGATGAGAAGGTGAAAATGCTAAGTGTAGAAATAAGACATGGATAAGGAATAGAGTAGGCCTAGGTTGGAATGGACAGAGCTCAAATTGCAATTTTAAGTCGAGTGGCCTGAGAAGGCTTCATTGATAAGGtactaggtgaaaaaaaaatagaaggacaAGCACGAACCATGTGGACATTTGGAAGAAGTAGTCCAGATACAGGGAGGAGCCCAAGCAAGGACCTGATGTGTTGTCTTGCTTAACAGGTTCCAGCAACtcaaggaggccagtgtgactGGAACAGGGTGATGTGGGGGAGAGGAATAAAGGGGCAAGGGAGAGAGTTGTAGGAACTGCCTTTTAATGAACCGCAGTAACATAGGATACTGGTAAACGTAATTGCACCAAATGGCACAATTTCAATGTCTGTTAAAGCACAGCGTCCACTTTTGGGGAATTCCAACTTGAGTCATTGATTTTCTAAGGAAATAACCCTTGCTAGAGATGTAGTCCAGAGAGGGGCATGTCCATAGGGGAAGGAGAGTTAGCCTGGCAGGGATAGCATCTGCTTTGGGAGACACAAGTGTTTTTATTGCCAGACTGCCTCTTGTAGACTTAAATAAGTATGACTGAATCAATGTTATGACTAATGCCATTGATCCTGGTATCTAGGGCTGTTTTGGCACTGGGAAGCAGTCACTGTGACTGATGGGTCTTTGCTATAGGGTGTTCATATTAAGCATGTGACTGGATGGCTTTTAAttctcttatttaaatttttttttattattttctttttagggccactcccacggcatatggaggttccccagctaggggtctaattggagctacagttgccagcctacaccacaggccacagcaacacagaatctgagctgtgtctgaaacttacaccacacctcacggcaatgctggatccttaacccactgaacaaggccagggattgaacctgcaacctcatggttcctagtcgaattcgtttctgttgcaccacagcgggaactccagacatttaATTCTCTATAAGGTTAATTTCATATTTCATGCCAACACttatgtggttttatttctacttccaaattttattaattctatttttaaaaactagggaTAGAATAACAACAAAGAGAAGATAGCTTCTGGATTAATTTTTATCGTACCAAATATCATTTCTGGACATCTTAAGAATGTTATTGGAAGTTCAGAAGAACGTTTTTACCTGTTTaagatgtatttaaatatataatgtggAATAATGGTAACcttaaatataaaagatttaGGGCTTattgaagaaaaacaagaaggcCCTTCTAGGAAATGCCTCGAATGATATAATGTGGATCCAAAATTGAAAGCAGACAGACAGTATTATGTAGTTAGGAAAGAGCTTTTATCTTAGCCCTCTCCAGGTCTGGAGAGCTTCTGGGTTCTATCAATGGTTTGAGCAGGGCCAGCCAATCCACAAGGGAGGTCAGAGGTCTGCTTGAGGTCAGAGGCCCAATGGATGGCTCAGTCAGGATTAgctatgtctgtttctgttttttgtcctTTGCTTTAATTACTGTTCCACATGGTCCCCTGAAACATGTATGCCGTGCTTCTGCAACAACGTAGCAAGATTTAAAACATATTCTTCTCAACATGCTTAGCttgcaagaagaaaagaaatggtagaTTATTTAAGAGTGCAAAAGGCTAACCTTTCTTACAAAATTGATTTGGCAATACATCagctttttaaagagaaattgatttttttaaaactttaaactgCAGCCTTGGTGATTTTTGATATGCATTTTTATGGGTGGGGTAAGTGGTGATGGGAAGAAGCAGGCTGATATATGCTTGCCTGTACTCATCTAACTCTAAAATACTTAATATATCtttagcaataaagaaaaaattccacACAATAAAAAGGCTTCCCAAAGCTCAAACTATAGAAATAATGAAAGTTAGACTCTGTATAGCCCACTGTACCTTCCAAAGCTTTCTGCTTCTGAGGGGATAGCAGTATATCTGTTTGGTGGTAGTAGGTTTCCTTGGGGTCATTTTTATCTTCAGAATTTGGCTCTGTTGATATAATCTTCTGGCACTCTGTTAGCTCCTGTTTAAGTCTGGTTAGTCCAAGGCTCTTTTCATCATGGTTATCATGTTGGTCTGTATCACTGGTCAGTATTTTCTCAATAAGAAGCAGATTATCTGTAGCACACACTGCACAGTTGAACTCAACACTGTTtggaaaatgtgtttgaaaaCAGACTTCATCATGGTTCTTTTTTGAAAGGTCTTCAGAATCTCTGTAGCTCACATTATTTACTGCAGGCATAATTATCtggaatttgtctttttcagcATTTCCCAGAGTGCTCGGTGACTCTATAGGGTTTTTCATATCTGTGAGATAATTAGAATAAACCGGGCCTTCTTTATCATTTTGAATAATTAATCTTTGGTCTAACTTATCTGTTATTAAGGTCATAACTGGCACTTTTGTTTTGCTGAGGACTTCTTTCTCTGGGTTACTTGACTGGGACTCTTTCTGACCCCAGTCTAAAGTGCTTTGGATACTGCTGTTGTGTGGACTGCCAGCAGAGAGGCTGCTGGAGATTGCTGGGCTAAGAGTTGGATGCTGTGTACTCTTCATTTCCAATAGCTTCTGTGTTTTTGTATGAGAGTCAGTACATAAAGTGGTTCGATTAAAGTTTCTGTCAGTCGTATTAACACGCTCTTCCTCATAGTCTTTTGAAAGTCCAGCATAGTCATTAAAGGAAAATGTATCCCCAGGGGTTTCTTTAGGTCCTGAGTGTTTGGTGGCCCAGTGTAATAGGCTGAAAGAGGTGGAGGATTTCAGAGCATTTTGAATAGAAGGGAAAGATAAAGAATTTGAGTTCTCATAGCAATCTGCAGGTGGAATTTTGCTGTCTTTGCAGTGAATATTGTCTGCCTTTTCTCCTGTGAGCTGCTCACTCAGAGACGACAAAGAACAAAAGTGAAAGTCATCTTGAACTGGAAAGATGTCAGTAATGATACTTGGCAAATAATTTATTCCGTCTGTGCTATGCTGTATATGTGAACCTGATGTGATATTTTCTAGTTTATCAAGGatgatctttctctctctgtgtgtatctTTGGGATCCTTAAAAGGCATTGTACTCAAGTCTGTATCACTTAAACTTGTGGTCTTTAGGGTATCATGCAAAACAGGAAGAATGTTTCTGAAAAGCATCTCAGCCTCagagaaatgtttcttttggGAGTTATTCTTACTAGTTATAAAGTCCTTCTGCTGAAATGTGGCAGATTCTACCTCATAGTCCTTTAATACTGAAGATAGTGCATCAGGCTTATTCTCCCTCTCAGGGGTTGAGCACAGAGAAACCACAGTCGTATCAAAATTCTCTTCCTTCTGGCCAACAGACACAATAGGAGAGACACGCCAACAGTCTGAACTCTGATTCTTGTTTTCAGGCTGCCACTTTTCAGAGCACCTGTTATCAGCCTGTGCAAAAGACTTGGAACATTCTTTAGTAGTGTGATTGGaggaaatatttctgtatttagcTAGTTTTCCACTTCTTTTAGGACGAGTTATACTTATTAATATATTCTGTTTCTTACTCATGTATTTAACCTTAATTCCTTTTCCTACAATGCTGACTTTCAGTGAGAGGCTTTCAGTTCTGGCAATGTCTCTTCCAGATTTAGATGGTGTCTTACGTTTTATTTCTTCCACCGACATATTCTTATATTTAGAAGAGCAGCTTCTAGAGGTGCAGCATCTCTGAATGTATCTGATGGAATAATACTGGTGACACTTTGAACATCACTTTTTTGTTTGGAACTGtattcctgttttacagaaaAATCCCTTCTTGATTTCTACTTGTACACTGATAGTCCCGCATTTCACTTCTGtaataattttgccttttgctGGTTTAAAGCCTTCTAATGTGTTTGGAAAACACTGCAGTGTAATTTTTCCTGATAATGATTCTTCACAGTCATTAAACATGACCACTGCTAAGACTTTCTCTAGGTGATGAGAAATGGATGAAGGAGGatcatcattttccttcttcctacttGTTTTGCTGTCAGTTGGAGGTTGTTTCTTATCTTCAGGGAGAAAAGGGGGTTCCTGGTTTCTATTCATAGAAGCACATGTATTCTCATCTCCTTTTTCCCCTAGATTTCCCTAATGTCCTAATCTGATGAAGCAAAGCTCCTGAGGTGTCTGCTTTAACTTCTCTTTTAAGATCTTCTATATATTTTCGGCTTGCTTCATTAGTGGGCTGAGGTTCACCtaaagaagaagacagaaaaaattttaaaacaggttTTTGTATGTATTTAGAGAGCAGATGTTCTGaattttagaatgaaaataaaaatacatcctTTGTAGATATTAAAAGtgacattttcattcatttctagtATTCTAGTATTTTACACAAAAATTCATTTCTAATATCTCATTTTAAAGCAATTAACTTAGAATGCAGAATATCACCTGGTAGTTTTAGGAAGTAAGAATCTAATTAAGTATTACTCTAAAACAGAGACTTCCAAATTAGGGGAAATGAAAACTTCAGAGCaaatttatgcaaataaattttaggagaCTTCTTGATAAAGAGCACATTGCTGTGATCAGATATTTGGTCCAAGAACTGTCACCTTGTAAACTTTACTCCTCTGCTTTTTAATGTTAGAATATTGTGCTTGAGAGATTTTTGAACTTGAGCAGGAGGTACCAGATCTTGTGTGAAAAAcagtggacaggagttcccattgtggctcagtggaaacaaatctgactagtaaccaggaggaagcatgtttgatccctggccctgctcagtgggttaaagatccagcattgcgtgagctgtggtgtaggtcacagatatggctcagacctggtgttgttgtggctgtggtgtaggctggcagctgcagctctaattccacccctagcctgggaacttccatatgctatgagtgcagccataaaaaaaaaaaaaaaaaaaaaagtggacaaaaTACAGAGATCTCAAATTATGTTTTAAGCTGCATCTGAAAgagtgttttaaaagaaatagaaaaaagaatgggcaaaaaataaataatgatgtaagaaatgggatcaagatggcataggagtaagacatggtactcaccttttcccacaaacacatcaaaaaaaaaaaaagaaaccatctgCATATAGAAGGATTGGCAAAGAACATCTATGGAATGCtgacagaagaccttaaacctccaaaaaaggcaagaaagcttccgcataactgggtagaacaaaagggggagaaaaagagaaagaagaggaaaaaaaaggaatgaggacctgaacagcactcctgagagggagctgtgaaagagaaaaggaatcctcACCTTGGGAGGCCACTGAcagatggggagatcagctgggtTGGAAGTGAAATGGCAGAGCCTTGGataaaagcacagcagctggactgaggagggcaatgCAGAGAGTGCCACACAGACCATTGGTAGCACTGCCCAGGACACTACAGCCTGAGTTGCTTGGGTGGGAACTAGGCACTAGATTTAGGTTTCTGAGTTcggttccagggagaggactagaactggctgtgtggagacaaccTGAGGGGCTATGGAACAGTGCATCATGGGCTGGAAACAGAGTGCCATAGCTGAAAGAGcgtgggaggaggcctgggccagcAGAAGAAGCCAgccaccattgttggggagagtGAGAAGGGGAGGAATGGGagtgccataggaatatctttctgtgCACACTGTGTGGGCTCTCAGGCACCAGGGAAAACCACTGTAGCCATCTCATACTTTAGAGGTGGACAcagcccaccaccactagggatcCATGAACAGGTGCCACCTGTAGCCCCAGTAATCTCAGGGGTCacttcagaggagggcactgcaactgggTGCCAcccgttgttgctctcactccccttgGAACACAAATgccttgctgctgccactgccaaagacTCTGGGCACCACCTACACTTTCATGAgtgtcactgccacttcccagggccctgcaaccaggaacACCCTGTGCCACCTCCCCTTGGGTCCTTTCCACTGTCAGGGGCCCATCAGCTAGGCACTAGTATAGGCAATGCCCATGCCTCCATCTCCTTGGAATTGTGCACAGGCCGTACACTGGCATACCTCTTATCAAGGCGATAACAGCCTacacacactgaagaaagagagagcaaacatCCAAAGCAAAAGAAGCcctaacaaacacacacacaaatgaaaaaagaaagaaaagtaaaccctcacaaaatacccagggacACTCtcgcatataaatagccctcaaTGACTAGAGTAgatagttgttttccctaaactcacagaataagaaaaatataaacaaaatgaagaagctcagggacTATACtcatttaaaagaacaggagaattctcctgaaggaacaaacaatgcaacagacctcagcaatctaacagacactgagttcaaaaggagaCACTGGAAATACTGGA is part of the Sus scrofa isolate TJ Tabasco breed Duroc chromosome 2, Sscrofa11.1, whole genome shotgun sequence genome and encodes:
- the LOC102165335 gene encoding uncharacterized protein LOC102165335, with product MSVEEIKRKTPSKSGRDIARTESLSLKVSIVGKGIKVKYMSKKQNILISITRPKRSGKLAKYRNISSNHTTKECSKSFAQADNRCSEKWQPENKNQSSDCWRVSPIVSVGQKEENFDTTVVSLCSTPERENKPDALSSVLKDYEVESATFQQKDFITSKNNSQKKHFSEAEMLFRNILPVLHDTLKTTSLSDTDLSTMPFKDPKDTHRERKIILDKLENITSGSHIQHSTDGINYLPSIITDIFPVQDDFHFCSLSSLSEQLTGEKADNIHCKDSKIPPADCYENSNSLSFPSIQNALKSSTSFSLLHWATKHSGPKETPGDTFSFNDYAGLSKDYEEERVNTTDRNFNRTTLCTDSHTKTQKLLEMKSTQHPTLSPAISSSLSAGSPHNSSIQSTLDWGQKESQSSNPEKEVLSKTKVPVMTLITDKLDQRLIIQNDKEGPVYSNYLTDMKNPIESPSTLGNAEKDKFQIIMPAVNNVSYRDSEDLSKKNHDEVCFQTHFPNSVEFNCAVCATDNLLLIEKILTSDTDQHDNHDEKSLGLTRLKQELTECQKIISTEPNSEDKNDPKETYYHQTDILLSPQKQKALEDWNLEINSHRKLSQELAPRGAQVSDGSQEEAVDQWARRRQQFKDGKRCSSAGGSSFASTITEGSITSEDGCSVDLGFRVSIKEKGFYTENFHSSAWVFQGDDGNPEDSPRCLSKKPRPVAVRERTVKLVKGTGNYPWGFRIQFSKPIVVTEVDANSAAEEAGLQIGDVVLAVNGTEVTSLEHAEAVHLARKGPDILTLVVGSDISRCPNTPWPTCRGYLHKRTHSGFIKGWRKRWFVLKHDSCLHYYRHKKVN